A window of Devosia chinhatensis genomic DNA:
TGCGCCAGCTCCGCCTCCGCCTGCGTCAGGCCATAGCTGCGCTGCAGGTCCGCGAGCCGCTGGCGCATCTTCTGGTGCGGGTCGGTCATGATCACGATCGCCGCCGGCCGCTGTGGCGCGGGAAAGATCAGGCTGCCGGCGAAAGGTGCGCATTGCACGATCAGCGGTCCGATTCCGATCTGCGCCTTGGCGCCGGCCCGGTCCGGCTCGGAAAGGCATTGCGCCACCAGCCGGCTCAGCGCCCCGTCGCTGTCGGCATCGGGCCCGCGTAGCCTGCCCTCGCGCAGCCGCAACTGCCCGGCCTGCAGCATGGCCTCGGCAATGGCGTTCATTTCCAGCACGCGCCCATGCCGGTCCAGCAGCAGCCCGCCATTGCCGGACAGGTTCAGCACCGAAAGCGTCGATGTCTGGGCCGAGCGCAATTGCTCGAGCAGCAGATGCATCTCCACCGCCCGCTGCACCTGCGGGATGAGAGCGCCGAGCCGGGCCATCTGCTCCTGGCTGGGCACATCGGTCAGGTTGACCGTCATGATCCCCCACCAGCCATCGGAGGCGGCGAGCGAAAAGCCGAACATCTGGGTGAAATGCTGCGGCGCGCACCACAGATTGTAGAAATCGGAATGTTGCAGGGCCGCGAATTCGGGCAGGGCATGGGCCGGCACCACGCGCCCCAGGCTCCGCTGCATCATCGATTGCATGAAGGCATTCTGCTGGTGATAGGTCTGCATGTAGACCCCCACATAGCCCGGATCGGTGCGCGGCGCGAAAATGCGCGGCACCTCCCATTGCGATCCACCCCCGAAGGTCGCCTCTTCTGCGCCCAGCAGATCGGCAAGCCGCATCAGCAGGCGCGGCCATTCGGCCGGGTCTGTCAGCACGCCATGCAGATGATCCCGCAATTCGAGCGAAAGTTCCATTCTGCCAGTCTGGCCCGCCCTCGCGCCTGGGGCATCGGACATCTGTTCGATGCGCCCCTGATGATGCGGCTCCTAAGGTGGCCGCGTCAACGGTCCTCGCGGCATGCCGGGTCCCGCCTCAGGGGCGGGCCGCTCCGGCTGCAAGACGGAATGGACCTTCCAGGGAAAACAGAGGAATGCTGCCATGACCATGTTTCGGTCCAGGCGGCGCGGTCGCCTTGCCGCGCTGTCACTGATCCTGCTCGCCGGAATTGCCCAGACGCCCGCCCGGGCTTTCGACAGGGTGGCCGAGGGAGTGAGCTACACACTCCATTGCTTCGGCCTCCTGCTGTCCGATCCGGACCAGCATGTCGAAGAATGCAATCCGGTCTTTCCGCCGCAACGGCTCGATTCCATCGTGGAAATGCGCGGCGGGCCGCCCCTGCCTCTCATGCCACCGCCGGCGCCGCCGCCGGTGGTGACGCCCCCCGTGGCCCCCCCTCCGGTCGTGACCCCTCCTGTGGTCGATCCGCCGCCACCGCCCGATTGCGACATCCAGCAGACCAATTGCGGCCCGGTCTGCGGCTATCCCGACAATGCCACCTGACCC
This region includes:
- a CDS encoding helix-turn-helix transcriptional regulator, with the protein product MELSLELRDHLHGVLTDPAEWPRLLMRLADLLGAEEATFGGGSQWEVPRIFAPRTDPGYVGVYMQTYHQQNAFMQSMMQRSLGRVVPAHALPEFAALQHSDFYNLWCAPQHFTQMFGFSLAASDGWWGIMTVNLTDVPSQEQMARLGALIPQVQRAVEMHLLLEQLRSAQTSTLSVLNLSGNGGLLLDRHGRVLEMNAIAEAMLQAGQLRLREGRLRGPDADSDGALSRLVAQCLSEPDRAGAKAQIGIGPLIVQCAPFAGSLIFPAPQRPAAIVIMTDPHQKMRQRLADLQRSYGLTQAEAELAQAVVEAGSRKIAAERRGVTDATARAQLSSIFDKTGVRRQTDLVRLLMGGS